Proteins encoded in a region of the Isosphaeraceae bacterium EP7 genome:
- a CDS encoding PSD1 and planctomycete cytochrome C domain-containing protein, with amino-acid sequence MPRTILSLALISALSQLATADEPANYARDIRPILKRSCYGCHGTKKREAGLNLAARAPALAGGDDGAVIVPGKAAESRLIRYVSGQDEDHLMPPEGAGEPLEPAQIALLTSWINQGAAWPVDSDEKDPRLDHWSFRKPVRSTLPAVTHSDWPRNPVDAFILARLEKEGLAPSPEAPRAALIRRLSLDLIGLPPTVEEVDAFVADVTPNAYERLVDRLLASPNYGERWGRLWLDRARYADTNGYEKDRDRPIWPYRDWVVNALNADMPFDQFTVEQIAGDMLPGADVSQKVATGFHRNTMTNEEGGIDVEEFRFASIVDRVATTGTVWLGMTIQCAQCHTHKYDPITHREYYSFFALLNNVDEPEEVLPDPAVSARRAAIGREIAALESSREANFPESADPKFVGPLDRPSEERSRARAAERQASWESSQVPVAWTVLTPRRVVSKNHATMNVLPDGSVLATGDKPNQDVYDVEFEADLSGITALRLEVLPDPSLPDDGPGRAPLFSVGDFMLSEFQAKAGPATGDLTPLAFGRATEDFGAAKHGAATSIDGIFDTGWSIAGGVGKAHAAVFELKEPLAGGPGTRLALTLVQQYIHQTTIGRFRISATTQARPVSASGLPAAVEAALLVKAEDRTPEQLGLIRGHFLDVAPQLAEIRAKIDALKRSRPKHQTSLVMVERPAEHARTTKIHKRGEFLSETVPVETGVPAVLPPLPSDRPADRLSLAHWLVDPQNPLSPRVTVNHAWQALFGRGLVTTPDDFGVQGARPSHPELLDWLAVELVDRGWSLKTLHRLLVTSATYRQTSRVGRELLARDPANELLARGPRFRVEAETVRDLALSAAGLLDRRVGGPSVYPPQPDGVTALAYGQAAWPASVGADRYRRGMYTFTKRAAPYATFTLMDAPTPEIACMRRERSNTPLQALTLLNDVVFVEAARALALRALEPTGLDTEARARLAFRRCLSREPSAEELSALVAFHDSQLEHARAGRLDPAKLLGDDAKARPDVDKPEWAAWTTVARALLNLDETITRE; translated from the coding sequence ATGCCCCGGACGATTTTGAGTCTCGCCCTGATCTCGGCGCTCTCGCAGTTGGCCACCGCCGACGAGCCGGCGAACTACGCTCGCGATATCCGGCCGATCCTGAAACGCAGTTGCTACGGCTGCCATGGGACGAAGAAGCGCGAGGCGGGCCTGAATCTCGCGGCTCGCGCCCCTGCACTCGCAGGCGGCGACGATGGGGCGGTGATCGTCCCGGGGAAGGCGGCCGAAAGCCGTCTGATCCGCTACGTCTCGGGCCAGGACGAAGACCACCTGATGCCCCCGGAAGGCGCCGGCGAGCCGCTCGAACCCGCGCAAATCGCCCTGCTCACCTCCTGGATCAATCAGGGGGCCGCATGGCCGGTCGACTCCGACGAGAAGGACCCGAGGCTCGATCACTGGTCATTCCGGAAGCCCGTCCGATCGACCCTTCCCGCGGTCACTCATTCGGATTGGCCCCGCAACCCGGTCGACGCGTTCATCCTGGCGCGGCTTGAGAAGGAAGGGCTCGCCCCCTCCCCGGAGGCACCACGCGCCGCGCTCATCCGCCGCTTGAGTCTCGACCTTATCGGTCTGCCGCCGACGGTCGAGGAGGTCGACGCGTTCGTCGCCGACGTGACCCCTAACGCTTACGAGCGGCTAGTCGACCGCCTGCTGGCCAGCCCCAACTACGGGGAGCGCTGGGGGCGGCTCTGGCTCGACCGGGCGAGATATGCCGACACGAACGGCTATGAGAAGGACCGGGATCGGCCGATCTGGCCCTATCGAGACTGGGTCGTCAATGCCCTGAATGCCGACATGCCTTTCGACCAATTCACTGTGGAGCAGATCGCCGGCGACATGCTGCCGGGGGCTGACGTGAGCCAGAAAGTGGCCACGGGCTTCCACCGCAACACGATGACGAATGAGGAAGGCGGCATCGACGTCGAGGAGTTCCGATTCGCCTCGATCGTCGACCGCGTGGCCACCACCGGCACCGTCTGGCTGGGCATGACCATCCAGTGTGCCCAGTGCCACACGCATAAATATGACCCGATCACGCATCGCGAGTACTATTCCTTCTTCGCCCTGTTGAATAATGTCGACGAGCCCGAGGAGGTCTTGCCCGACCCGGCGGTCTCCGCCCGTCGCGCCGCGATCGGCCGCGAGATTGCCGCCCTGGAATCGTCACGCGAGGCGAATTTCCCCGAGTCGGCCGACCCCAAGTTTGTCGGGCCATTGGACAGGCCCTCGGAGGAGCGTTCACGCGCCCGAGCCGCCGAACGACAGGCGTCCTGGGAGTCGTCGCAGGTTCCGGTCGCCTGGACGGTGCTTACTCCCCGGCGGGTCGTCTCCAAGAATCACGCGACGATGAACGTCCTCCCCGACGGTTCGGTGCTGGCGACCGGGGACAAGCCGAACCAGGACGTCTATGACGTCGAGTTCGAGGCTGACCTGTCCGGGATCACGGCGCTGAGGCTTGAGGTTCTGCCCGACCCGAGCCTGCCCGACGATGGCCCGGGGCGTGCCCCGTTGTTCTCCGTCGGCGACTTCATGCTCTCCGAGTTCCAGGCCAAGGCAGGTCCCGCCACGGGCGACCTGACGCCGCTCGCGTTCGGCCGGGCAACCGAAGATTTCGGGGCGGCCAAGCATGGAGCCGCGACCTCGATCGACGGCATCTTCGACACCGGCTGGTCGATCGCCGGTGGCGTCGGCAAGGCCCATGCCGCGGTCTTCGAGTTGAAGGAGCCGCTCGCAGGCGGCCCCGGGACGCGGCTGGCCCTCACGTTGGTGCAGCAATATATCCATCAGACGACGATTGGCCGGTTCCGGATCTCGGCGACCACGCAGGCGCGGCCCGTCTCGGCGTCGGGACTTCCGGCGGCCGTTGAGGCAGCCTTGCTGGTGAAGGCCGAAGATCGGACGCCTGAGCAGCTGGGCTTGATCCGCGGGCACTTCCTCGACGTGGCTCCGCAACTGGCCGAGATCCGCGCGAAGATCGATGCCTTGAAGCGTTCGAGGCCCAAACACCAGACGAGCCTGGTCATGGTCGAGCGGCCCGCGGAGCATGCACGAACGACGAAGATCCACAAGCGTGGGGAATTCCTCAGCGAGACCGTCCCGGTCGAGACCGGGGTCCCCGCAGTCCTGCCTCCCCTGCCTTCGGACAGGCCCGCCGACCGGCTCTCACTGGCCCACTGGCTGGTGGACCCGCAGAATCCGCTGAGCCCGCGCGTGACGGTCAACCACGCCTGGCAGGCCCTGTTTGGTCGTGGGCTGGTGACGACGCCCGACGACTTCGGCGTTCAGGGGGCGAGGCCGAGCCACCCGGAACTGCTCGACTGGCTGGCCGTCGAACTGGTCGACCGGGGCTGGAGTCTGAAGACGCTTCACCGTCTGTTGGTGACAAGCGCGACGTATCGACAGACCTCGCGCGTGGGGCGGGAACTTCTGGCTCGCGACCCCGCCAACGAGCTGCTGGCGCGAGGGCCGCGTTTCCGCGTGGAAGCCGAGACGGTGCGCGACCTGGCGCTGTCTGCGGCGGGGTTGCTCGATCGACGAGTGGGCGGGCCCAGCGTCTATCCGCCCCAGCCCGACGGCGTGACCGCGCTCGCCTACGGGCAGGCCGCCTGGCCGGCGAGCGTCGGGGCCGATCGCTATCGCCGGGGGATGTACACGTTCACCAAGCGGGCCGCGCCTTATGCGACGTTCACCCTGATGGATGCGCCGACCCCGGAAATTGCCTGCATGCGGCGAGAGCGGAGCAACACGCCGCTCCAGGCCCTGACGTTGCTCAACGATGTCGTCTTTGTCGAGGCCGCGCGGGCGCTGGCCTTGCGAGCCCTCGAGCCCACCGGACTGGACACGGAAGCCCGGGCGAGGCTGGCGTTCCGCCGCTGCCTGTCACGCGAGCCGTCGGCCGAAGAACTCTCGGCGCTGGTCGCGTTCCACGATTCTCAGCTCGAACACGCAAGGGCCGGCCGGCTCGATCCGGCGAAGCTCTTGGGGGACGACGCCAAGGCGCGGCCCGATGTGGACAAGCCGG
- a CDS encoding ABC transporter ATP-binding protein: protein MIETHDLTKMYGDLYALNRLNLTLDKGDVYGFIGPNGAGKTTTMRILATLLNPTWGEATVCGYSIYTSAKDIRRAIGYMPDFFGVYDDMKVIEYLEFFAAAYRIKGPARKKICEEVLELVDLTYKRDALVTSLSRGMTQRLGLARVLLHDPMVLLLDEPASGLDPRARIEIRALLKELRAMGKTILVSSHILPELADICNKIGIIEQGKLLVNGTVVDVMKQVRTEIVLNVGVADRQVDAANLLESQPEVESVQDKAGVLIVKLNVGVVQYSGLASRLINEGFDLTLFKEDEINLESAFMHLTKGITS from the coding sequence ATGATCGAGACGCACGACCTCACGAAGATGTACGGCGACCTCTACGCCCTGAATCGCCTGAACCTCACCCTGGACAAGGGGGACGTCTACGGCTTCATCGGCCCCAACGGCGCCGGCAAGACGACGACCATGCGCATCCTGGCCACGCTCCTGAACCCCACCTGGGGCGAGGCCACCGTCTGCGGCTACTCGATCTACACCTCCGCGAAAGACATCCGCCGAGCCATCGGCTACATGCCCGACTTCTTCGGCGTGTACGACGACATGAAGGTCATCGAATACCTCGAATTCTTCGCCGCAGCCTATCGCATCAAAGGCCCGGCGCGCAAGAAGATCTGCGAGGAAGTGCTGGAGCTGGTCGACCTGACGTACAAGCGGGACGCCCTGGTCACGAGCCTCTCGCGCGGAATGACCCAGCGACTGGGCCTGGCCCGAGTCTTGCTACACGACCCCATGGTCCTTCTGCTGGACGAGCCCGCCTCGGGCCTCGACCCCCGGGCTCGCATCGAGATCCGGGCGCTGCTGAAGGAGCTTCGGGCGATGGGCAAGACCATCCTCGTCTCCAGCCACATCCTGCCAGAGCTCGCCGATATCTGCAACAAGATCGGCATCATCGAGCAGGGAAAGCTGCTGGTCAACGGCACCGTCGTCGACGTGATGAAGCAGGTGCGCACCGAGATCGTCCTGAACGTCGGCGTGGCCGATCGTCAGGTCGACGCGGCCAACCTGCTGGAGAGTCAGCCCGAGGTCGAGAGCGTCCAGGACAAGGCCGGCGTGCTCATCGTGAAGCTCAACGTGGGGGTCGTCCAGTACAGCGGGCTGGCCAGCCGCCTGATCAACGAGGGGTTCGACCTGACCCTGTTCAAGGAAGATGAGATCAACCTCGAGTCGGCCTTCATGCACCTGACCAAGGGCATCACGAGCTGA
- a CDS encoding MazG nucleotide pyrophosphohydrolase domain-containing protein: MTEPTSNPDGLTFRAFQRLILDMYGEKDAARGDAATFLWLAEEFGELATALRSESKEALALEMADVIAWLVTLANIREIDLEAALMKKYGMGCPGCGKFSCDCDPAEKP; the protein is encoded by the coding sequence ATGACTGAACCGACTTCCAATCCCGACGGCCTGACGTTTCGCGCCTTCCAGCGCCTGATCCTGGACATGTACGGCGAGAAGGACGCGGCGCGCGGAGACGCGGCCACGTTCCTCTGGCTGGCCGAGGAGTTCGGCGAGCTTGCCACGGCGCTCCGCTCCGAATCCAAGGAGGCGCTTGCCCTGGAGATGGCCGACGTCATCGCCTGGCTCGTCACCCTGGCCAACATCCGCGAGATCGACCTGGAGGCGGCCCTGATGAAGAAATATGGGATGGGATGCCCCGGCTGCGGCAAATTCAGCTGCGACTGCGACCCCGCCGAGAAGCCCTGA
- a CDS encoding tetratricopeptide repeat protein: protein MARMLWFAALGCLAAASATAADPDEGAASARKLWQVGKYDEAIEVYDVLLAKPEDLKPEQKAALVLGRVEAWSSTGQIDKAKEGLTTLTADQPKNADAFARLGLLLFDRGDWAGATLAAKAATDLNADHLLGRWVGARLAEAQGRQGDALDAWKWFVDSFNADQDKYIKDANALLVIGQAAERYYRAKARGEELSETLNDVINEIYEAALKADPRCWQAPWLEARLFLSGYSEGAARKELQRAIKINPRAAEVIVTLGQSDLQGYKLAAGREKADLALEINPKYAPAFVLKADVNISDERFAEALDASKKALGENPKDEDSLARLAASYRLLVDPESALATEAVVLSNNPRPASFYSMLGERLADRRKYPEAERAFLLAARADPERADNRIGLGMLYMQIGREVEARDLFDAAFAADPFNVRADNMRKVLKHMAGYRPIESPRYSVAILPGRDALLGKYMSRYLEETHDELAKRFGYSPPGLTKIEIMKDHAWFSGRTIGLPFIPTVGACTGKVVALASPGATQKPFNWARVLKHEVVHVITLQQTEFNIPHWYTEALAVESEGFPRPQPWNKLLQERVPARKLLNLDNINLGFIRPEQPDDRQMAYCQAQLYAQYMLKRFGDDALMKMLDAYRRGMTTEKAIGYCFKVEKKDFEAKYLEFLDGVVKTIKTRVSEEKPVSFSELERELAAKPDDAGLNARMAYEHFARRDLKAARPLADKALKLKPNQPLASYVKARLLVTIGDDDAAREVLVPAFDEANPDERVVDLLAELQMKAGNLDEAGRLYEIAHKGDPFHTKWIASLARVHLRQKDEPKFLADLAMLADSDADDLGVRKALAERHLASKAWKDAIHWATECLFVDVNDPVGHVVLADANAGLEKYKDAVEEYEVALTLKPKKPGDLKVRLAKAQQAMGATDAARTTVESILKADPEHPGALELSKSLKDK, encoded by the coding sequence ATGGCACGCATGCTCTGGTTCGCCGCGCTGGGATGCCTGGCCGCCGCCTCGGCCACGGCCGCCGACCCCGACGAGGGGGCCGCCTCGGCCCGCAAGCTCTGGCAGGTCGGCAAGTATGACGAAGCCATCGAGGTCTACGACGTCCTGCTCGCCAAGCCCGAAGATTTGAAGCCGGAACAGAAAGCCGCCCTCGTCCTCGGCCGTGTCGAAGCCTGGTCCAGCACCGGCCAAATCGACAAGGCGAAAGAGGGACTGACGACACTCACCGCCGACCAACCAAAGAACGCCGACGCCTTCGCAAGGCTCGGATTGCTCCTGTTCGACCGAGGAGACTGGGCCGGCGCAACGCTCGCCGCCAAGGCCGCGACCGACCTCAACGCCGACCACCTGCTCGGCCGCTGGGTCGGCGCCCGCCTGGCCGAAGCCCAGGGCCGCCAGGGCGATGCCCTCGATGCCTGGAAGTGGTTCGTCGACAGCTTCAATGCCGACCAGGATAAGTACATCAAGGACGCCAACGCCTTGCTCGTCATCGGACAGGCCGCCGAGCGATACTACCGGGCCAAGGCACGCGGTGAGGAGTTGAGCGAGACCCTCAACGACGTCATCAATGAGATCTACGAGGCCGCGCTCAAGGCCGATCCCAGATGCTGGCAGGCCCCCTGGCTGGAGGCACGCCTGTTCCTCTCGGGCTACAGCGAAGGGGCCGCCCGCAAGGAGCTCCAACGAGCCATCAAGATCAACCCGAGGGCCGCCGAGGTCATCGTCACACTCGGCCAGTCTGACCTGCAAGGCTACAAGCTCGCCGCGGGCCGCGAGAAGGCCGACCTGGCCCTGGAAATCAACCCAAAATACGCCCCCGCCTTCGTGCTGAAGGCCGACGTGAACATCTCCGACGAGCGGTTCGCCGAGGCGCTCGACGCCTCGAAGAAGGCGCTCGGCGAGAACCCCAAGGACGAGGACTCGCTGGCCCGTCTCGCCGCCTCATATCGGCTGCTGGTCGACCCCGAGAGTGCCCTGGCCACCGAGGCCGTGGTCTTGTCCAACAACCCTCGGCCGGCCTCGTTCTACTCGATGCTGGGCGAGCGCCTCGCCGATCGACGCAAGTATCCCGAGGCCGAGCGAGCGTTCCTGCTCGCCGCACGCGCCGACCCCGAGCGTGCCGACAACCGGATCGGCCTGGGGATGCTCTACATGCAGATCGGCCGCGAGGTCGAGGCCCGCGACCTGTTCGACGCCGCCTTCGCCGCCGACCCGTTCAATGTTCGCGCCGACAATATGCGCAAGGTGCTCAAGCACATGGCCGGCTACCGGCCGATCGAGAGCCCGCGCTACTCGGTGGCGATCCTCCCCGGCCGCGACGCCCTGCTGGGCAAATACATGTCGCGCTACTTAGAGGAGACGCACGACGAACTGGCCAAGAGGTTCGGCTACTCGCCGCCGGGCCTGACCAAGATCGAGATCATGAAGGACCACGCCTGGTTCAGCGGCCGGACGATCGGCCTGCCGTTCATCCCGACCGTCGGCGCCTGCACCGGGAAGGTGGTCGCCCTGGCCAGCCCGGGCGCGACGCAGAAGCCATTCAACTGGGCGCGGGTCCTGAAGCATGAGGTGGTCCACGTCATCACCCTGCAACAGACCGAGTTCAACATTCCGCACTGGTACACCGAAGCACTGGCCGTCGAGAGCGAAGGCTTCCCCCGGCCGCAGCCCTGGAACAAACTGCTCCAGGAGCGAGTGCCCGCGCGGAAGCTCCTGAACCTGGACAACATCAACCTCGGCTTCATCCGGCCCGAGCAGCCCGACGACCGCCAGATGGCCTATTGCCAGGCCCAGCTCTATGCCCAGTACATGCTCAAGCGATTCGGCGACGATGCCCTGATGAAGATGCTCGATGCCTATCGCCGGGGGATGACGACCGAGAAGGCGATCGGCTACTGCTTCAAGGTCGAGAAGAAAGACTTCGAGGCCAAGTACCTCGAGTTCCTCGACGGCGTGGTCAAGACGATCAAGACCCGCGTGAGCGAGGAGAAGCCCGTTTCCTTCTCCGAGCTGGAGCGTGAGCTCGCCGCTAAGCCCGACGACGCCGGCCTGAACGCGCGGATGGCCTATGAGCACTTCGCCAGGCGCGACCTGAAGGCAGCCCGCCCGCTGGCCGACAAGGCCCTGAAGCTGAAACCCAACCAGCCGCTGGCCAGCTACGTGAAAGCCCGCCTGCTGGTAACGATCGGCGACGATGACGCGGCTCGCGAGGTGTTGGTTCCCGCCTTCGACGAGGCCAACCCCGACGAGCGCGTGGTCGACCTGCTGGCCGAACTTCAGATGAAGGCGGGGAACCTCGACGAGGCGGGGAGGCTCTACGAGATCGCCCACAAAGGGGACCCGTTCCACACCAAGTGGATCGCCAGCTTGGCCCGGGTCCACCTGAGGCAGAAGGACGAGCCGAAGTTCCTGGCCGACCTGGCCATGCTGGCCGACAGCGACGCCGACGACCTGGGCGTGCGCAAGGCCCTGGCCGAGCGTCACCTGGCCTCGAAGGCCTGGAAGGACGCGATCCACTGGGCCACGGAATGCCTCTTCGTCGACGTCAACGACCCCGTCGGCCACGTCGTCCTGGCTGACGCCAACGCGGGCCTGGAGAAGTACAAGGACGCCGTCGAGGAATACGAGGTCGCCCTCACCCTGAAGCCGAAGAAGCCCGGCGACCTGAAGGTACGGCTGGCCAAGGCCCAGCAGGCGATGGGCGCGACCGACGCCGCCCGCACGACGGTCGAGTCGATCTTGAAGGCCGACCCCGAGCATCCCGGAGCCTTGGAATTGAGCAAGTCGCTCAAGGACAAATGA
- a CDS encoding diacylglycerol kinase family lipid kinase produces MTTSSPAGPFVVINPNSGHCSPEDVRRAIESHFQVAAEIFELVEGVDLAAAVKDAVARGRRPIIAAGGDGTVSAVADILAGTGVPLGILPLGTANVLARDLNLPLDLQAGCALLAGVTAERSVDTMCINGRSYLTQVGVGLDSLMIRDTTTVDKRRFGRVAYLWTAVARWAGFKRRTFTIGIDGKTLTIKGVQVVVANSGILGEPPYRWGPDVALDDGRVDVCLVDVWNAADTVRLIWHVARGQHKQNSHLKYWKAAREVTIDARPSLPVQADGEVVGETPVRIEVNAGALRVLVAGPA; encoded by the coding sequence ATGACGACCAGCAGCCCCGCCGGGCCGTTCGTGGTGATCAACCCCAACTCGGGCCATTGCTCGCCCGAGGACGTCCGACGAGCCATCGAGTCTCACTTCCAGGTCGCGGCCGAGATCTTCGAACTCGTCGAGGGAGTCGATCTGGCCGCGGCGGTGAAGGACGCGGTCGCCCGCGGTCGGCGTCCGATTATCGCCGCTGGCGGAGACGGGACCGTCTCGGCGGTCGCCGACATCCTGGCCGGCACTGGCGTCCCTCTGGGAATCCTACCGCTCGGAACTGCGAACGTACTGGCACGGGACCTGAACCTGCCGCTCGACCTCCAGGCCGGCTGTGCGCTGCTGGCCGGCGTCACCGCGGAGCGCTCCGTGGACACCATGTGCATCAACGGTCGGAGCTACCTGACCCAGGTCGGAGTGGGACTCGATTCGCTGATGATCCGCGACACCACGACCGTCGACAAGCGTCGGTTCGGCCGGGTGGCTTACCTCTGGACGGCCGTCGCACGCTGGGCGGGCTTTAAACGTCGCACCTTCACGATCGGCATCGACGGCAAGACTCTGACGATCAAAGGGGTGCAGGTGGTCGTCGCTAACAGCGGAATTCTGGGTGAACCCCCTTACCGCTGGGGCCCCGACGTGGCTCTCGACGATGGCCGCGTGGACGTCTGCCTGGTGGACGTCTGGAACGCCGCCGATACCGTACGCCTGATCTGGCATGTAGCCCGCGGACAGCACAAACAAAACAGCCACTTGAAGTACTGGAAGGCCGCTCGCGAAGTGACGATTGACGCCCGCCCTTCGCTGCCCGTGCAGGCCGACGGCGAGGTGGTGGGCGAGACCCCCGTGCGCATCGAGGTCAACGCGGGGGCCTTGCGGGTGCTGGTCGCCGGACCCGCCTGA
- the galK gene encoding galactokinase has product MSEAIDGRLLADIRRSTGANPEFVARAPGRVELLGNHTDYNGGLVLAAAVDRFTTVAGTASAGTRASVLSLNMNQGDTFDLAGLNPESTEPQGWARYVRGVAWALQADAKAPLTSAFDVTLVGNVPIGGGLSSSASLQAALGSWLVAAGLVPGRPASTLDDDAGRMDLARVLRRSENDFVGVGSGLLDQASVLLGRTGHALRLDCRTLAFERLSLGDPAPAIVVCDSTTSRQLAEGMYNRRRAECDRVVDFFRARNPEEGVTQLRDVSLGQLMADWELLDGVGRLRARHVLTENLRVEEGTELLRIGDVEGFGRLMSASHRSSRDDFENSSRELDALVESAQEAPGFLGGKLSGAGWAGCTVNLVRAELAEEFASAVIEGYRRRTGLLAGVSTCQAAQGATAAPFAG; this is encoded by the coding sequence ATGTCCGAGGCCATCGACGGCCGGCTTCTCGCCGACATTCGCCGCTCTACCGGCGCTAATCCGGAATTCGTCGCACGGGCCCCGGGCCGGGTCGAACTGCTCGGCAACCATACCGACTATAACGGCGGCCTGGTCCTGGCTGCCGCCGTCGACCGCTTCACTACAGTCGCCGGCACCGCGTCGGCCGGGACGCGGGCCAGCGTCCTGTCCCTCAACATGAACCAGGGCGACACCTTCGACCTGGCCGGCTTGAACCCCGAGTCGACCGAGCCCCAGGGCTGGGCCCGCTATGTCCGGGGCGTCGCCTGGGCGCTCCAGGCCGACGCCAAGGCCCCCCTGACCTCGGCCTTCGACGTGACGCTCGTCGGCAACGTCCCAATTGGTGGCGGCCTCTCGAGCTCGGCGAGCCTTCAGGCCGCGCTCGGCTCCTGGCTCGTCGCGGCAGGGTTAGTGCCCGGCCGACCGGCCTCGACGCTGGACGACGACGCAGGCCGGATGGATCTCGCCCGTGTACTCAGGCGATCCGAGAACGACTTTGTCGGCGTGGGTTCGGGCCTGCTTGACCAGGCTTCGGTCCTGCTCGGGCGTACCGGGCACGCGTTACGGCTCGACTGCCGGACCCTGGCCTTCGAGCGGCTGTCGCTGGGCGACCCTGCCCCGGCGATCGTGGTCTGTGACAGCACAACCTCGCGCCAGCTGGCCGAGGGGATGTATAACCGCCGACGGGCCGAGTGCGATCGGGTCGTGGACTTCTTTCGGGCCAGAAATCCCGAAGAAGGAGTGACCCAGTTGCGCGACGTCTCCCTGGGCCAGCTGATGGCCGACTGGGAATTGCTGGACGGCGTGGGCCGGCTACGGGCGCGGCATGTGCTAACAGAGAACCTTCGTGTCGAAGAGGGGACCGAACTCCTCCGCATCGGCGACGTCGAGGGATTCGGGCGATTGATGTCTGCCTCGCACAGGTCGAGCCGCGACGACTTCGAGAATAGCTCGCGCGAGCTGGATGCCCTCGTCGAGTCGGCCCAAGAGGCCCCCGGATTTCTCGGCGGCAAGCTTTCGGGAGCCGGTTGGGCGGGTTGCACCGTCAATCTCGTGCGTGCTGAGCTGGCCGAAGAGTTCGCCTCGGCGGTCATCGAGGGCTATCGTCGCAGGACCGGCCTGCTCGCCGGCGTCTCCACTTGCCAGGCTGCCCAAGGAGCCACCGCGGCCCCGTTCGCCGGTTGA
- the metK gene encoding methionine adenosyltransferase, whose translation MAQESRYLFTSESVSMGHPDKMADQISDGILDALLAQDPLSRVACETLLTTGLVVVAGEITTKAHIDYPSIVRQVVREIGYTSSDMGFDATTCAVMIAVGKQSPDIAQGVDSDNDSGKDIGAGDQGLMFGFASNETPELMPMPIALSHRIINKITELRQNGTLPWLRPDSKSQVTVEYEDDKPVRIDAVVVSTQTEDIDIETIRKAVKEQVILPELPPEMVDENTKFYINPTGRFVVGGPHGDAGVTGRKIIVDTYGGRGRHGGGAFSGKDPTKVDRSAAYMARYVAKNVVASGLADRCEVQLAYAIGVSEPVSVHVDTEGTGKIDDQKIAEIIRQTFPLTPAGIIKHLDLRRPIFRQTASGGHFGRSGADFTWEKTDKADAIRKAAGIKAVAV comes from the coding sequence GTGGCGCAAGAGAGCCGCTACTTATTCACCAGCGAGTCGGTGTCGATGGGCCATCCCGACAAGATGGCCGATCAGATCTCCGACGGCATCCTCGACGCCCTGCTCGCCCAGGACCCGCTGAGCCGCGTGGCCTGCGAGACCCTGCTGACGACCGGTCTGGTCGTCGTGGCCGGCGAGATCACGACAAAGGCCCACATCGACTATCCGTCGATCGTCCGCCAGGTCGTCCGCGAGATCGGCTACACCAGCAGCGACATGGGCTTCGACGCCACGACCTGCGCGGTCATGATCGCCGTGGGCAAGCAGTCGCCCGACATTGCTCAGGGTGTCGACTCGGACAACGACAGCGGCAAAGACATTGGCGCCGGCGACCAGGGCCTCATGTTCGGGTTCGCCTCGAACGAGACGCCCGAGCTGATGCCGATGCCGATCGCCCTGTCGCACCGGATCATCAACAAGATCACCGAGCTGCGCCAGAACGGCACGCTTCCCTGGCTCCGCCCCGACAGCAAGAGCCAGGTGACCGTCGAGTACGAAGACGACAAGCCCGTCCGGATCGACGCGGTCGTCGTCTCGACCCAGACCGAAGACATCGACATCGAGACCATCCGCAAGGCCGTCAAGGAGCAGGTGATCCTGCCCGAGCTGCCCCCGGAGATGGTTGACGAGAACACCAAGTTCTACATCAATCCGACCGGCCGCTTCGTCGTGGGCGGGCCTCACGGCGACGCCGGCGTCACGGGCCGCAAGATCATCGTCGACACCTATGGCGGCCGGGGCCGTCACGGCGGCGGTGCCTTCAGCGGCAAGGACCCGACGAAGGTCGACCGCTCGGCGGCCTACATGGCCCGCTACGTCGCCAAGAACGTGGTGGCCAGCGGCCTGGCCGATCGCTGCGAGGTTCAGCTCGCCTACGCCATCGGCGTCTCCGAACCGGTTAGCGTCCACGTGGACACCGAGGGGACTGGCAAGATCGACGATCAGAAGATCGCCGAGATCATCCGCCAGACCTTCCCGCTGACGCCCGCCGGGATCATCAAGCACCTCGACCTGCGTCGGCCCATCTTCCGCCAGACGGCTTCGGGAGGCCACTTCGGCCGTTCCGGCGCCGACTTCACCTGGGAGAAGACCGACAAGGCTGACGCCATCCGCAAGGCTGCCGGCATCAAGGCCGTCGCCGTCTGA